The Chelatococcus sp. HY11 genome includes a window with the following:
- a CDS encoding HD family hydrolase yields MLSGRRLDLLDPSPLDIEIEDIAHGLARVARWNGQTSGPQIYSVAQHSLLVEAIACHMVSSKTASAAHWQLGVLLHDAAEYVIGDMISPFKTVMGGTYREVEARLMAAIHLRFGLPATLRSDVRDLTKRADQQAAYLEATRLAGFDRAEAVKFFGRPAALPQSALSYLAPWSADEAKARFLARFQSVSATTGLTLNSGPVATSD; encoded by the coding sequence CGACCCATCGCCGCTCGATATCGAGATCGAGGACATCGCGCACGGGCTCGCGCGGGTTGCCCGCTGGAACGGCCAGACCAGCGGGCCGCAGATCTATTCCGTCGCCCAGCATTCCCTTCTGGTCGAAGCCATCGCCTGCCACATGGTTTCGTCCAAGACCGCCTCTGCTGCGCATTGGCAGCTTGGCGTGCTGCTGCACGACGCCGCAGAATATGTCATCGGGGACATGATCTCGCCCTTCAAGACAGTCATGGGCGGCACCTATCGCGAGGTGGAGGCCCGACTCATGGCCGCCATCCATCTGCGCTTCGGCCTGCCGGCGACGCTCAGGTCCGACGTGCGCGATCTCACCAAACGGGCCGACCAGCAGGCGGCCTATCTGGAAGCGACACGGCTTGCCGGCTTCGACCGCGCCGAGGCCGTGAAATTCTTCGGCCGGCCGGCCGCCCTTCCGCAGTCCGCCCTGTCCTATCTCGCCCCGTGGAGCGCGGATGAGGCGAAAGCGCGCTTTCTGGCACGCTTCCAGAGCGTGAGCGCAACAACCGGCCTAACGCTTAACAGCGGCCCCGTCGCGACTTCTGATTGA